A genomic stretch from Candidatus Woesearchaeota archaeon includes:
- the rlmD gene encoding 23S rRNA (uracil(1939)-C(5))-methyltransferase RlmD codes for MFARCKLFGVCGGCVNQHVPYEVQLENKRRNLASFTNFCVDDIRVVSGSPFGYRNRMDFVFSQGEIGFRERGKWFKVVDVDNCPISNAKLNSLLVEVRNFFLPFKDDFFDLKSQSGLFRYCVIRVPSKISSLTFILNDDSSDKSRGRSLVEEFSRVTSADNVLVGYNAKNSDVSISENFEVLKGSDFLEEEILGRTLRFHSQAFFQNNTEMARSLVSVVRDIFERQENNVFLLDLYGGVGTFGICLADLFKEVVVVECVDSAIRCVEKNSRINNVNNVKGFVLDAKQINRLDLKKPLKVVVDPPRSGMVPKAIERLLSLKPDVIVYVSCNAKQLKNELPRFKDYDVKSVTLVDLFPQTNHFEAVVELIKKTE; via the coding sequence ATGTTTGCTCGATGTAAGTTGTTTGGTGTGTGTGGCGGGTGTGTTAATCAGCACGTTCCGTACGAGGTTCAGTTGGAGAATAAGCGTCGTAATCTTGCTAGTTTTACTAATTTTTGTGTTGATGATATCAGAGTTGTTTCTGGTTCTCCTTTTGGTTATAGGAATCGTATGGATTTCGTGTTTTCTCAGGGCGAGATTGGTTTTCGTGAGCGTGGTAAGTGGTTTAAAGTTGTGGATGTTGATAATTGTCCTATTTCTAATGCTAAGTTGAATTCTTTGTTGGTTGAAGTTCGTAACTTTTTTTTGCCTTTTAAGGATGATTTTTTTGATTTGAAATCTCAGAGTGGTTTGTTTAGGTATTGTGTGATTCGTGTTCCTAGTAAGATTAGTTCTTTAACTTTTATTTTGAATGATGATTCTTCTGATAAGAGTCGTGGTCGCTCATTGGTTGAGGAATTTTCTAGGGTGACGAGTGCTGATAATGTTTTGGTTGGTTATAATGCTAAGAACAGCGATGTGAGTATATCTGAGAATTTTGAGGTTTTGAAAGGTTCAGACTTCTTAGAAGAAGAAATTCTTGGTAGGACTTTGAGGTTTCATTCTCAAGCTTTTTTTCAGAATAACACGGAGATGGCTCGTTCCCTTGTGAGTGTTGTTAGGGATATTTTTGAGCGTCAGGAGAATAATGTTTTTTTGCTTGATTTGTATGGCGGGGTTGGTACGTTTGGTATTTGTCTTGCTGATTTGTTTAAAGAAGTTGTTGTCGTGGAGTGTGTTGATTCCGCGATTCGTTGTGTTGAGAAAAATTCTAGGATTAATAATGTTAATAATGTTAAGGGTTTTGTTCTTGACGCGAAGCAGATTAATCGTCTTGATCTTAAGAAGCCTTTGAAAGTCGTTGTTGATCCTCCTCGTAGTGGTATGGTTCCTAAGGCGATTGAGCGTTTGCTTTCTTTGAAGCCTGACGTTATTGTTTATGTTTCTTGTAATGCGAAGCAACTTAAGAATGAGCTTCCTAGGTTTAAGGACTACGATGTTAAAAGTGTTACTTTGGTTGATTTGTTTCCTCAAACTAATCACTTTGAGGCTGTTGTTGAACTCATTAAGAAAACGGAGTGA